From Oryza sativa Japonica Group chromosome 4, ASM3414082v1, one genomic window encodes:
- the LOC107277783 gene encoding putative B3 domain-containing protein Os04g0346900 has protein sequence MQRICDELAAQLGVGVGGGGAPRAATARVASPLGKAWDVGVVRDGDGRAFLGRGWAEFAAAHGLGVGWFVVLRHGGGVLAVEAFDTTCCLRVFGAPPAEAGRATDTSRKPQFLTVLLPGIMDKMRIPDKFVRDYITGENLNSNMAIILSPLGKSWRVELDKDQSGVFLGGGWLQFLSFHGISRGDVVIFRYEGNLVFKISVFGPNGRQKDFKAKGISIYQGTGEQQEAPSFSRRKCNNKKKSRFGEDDGNQQEMPCSRKGSGNKGRTSDRETKRMRKTRSVYEIGPRSWIKKEINEYVLERCILSLARTFCESIGLVEESSITLMMIDTTSTQGDQGGSSSSSRSWEVTGRRYKDACYLLGAGWRRFCEDNGVRSGDVCVFTVLDTTLWRVDIERC, from the exons ATGCAGCGCATCTGCGACGAGCTCGCGGCGCAGctgggcgtcggcgtcggcggcggcggcgcgccacgggcggcgacggcgcgcgtgGCGAGCCCGCTCGGCAAGGCCTGGGACGTCGGGGTCGTccgggacggcgacggccgagCGTTCCTGGGGCGCGGGTGGGCGGagttcgccgccgcgcacggcCTCGGCGTGGGGTGGTTCGTGGTGctccgccacggcggcggcgtgctcgcCGTCGAGGCGTTCGACACCACCTGCTGCCTCAGGGTGTTCGGCGCTCCCCCTGCAG AAGCGGGCAGGGCAACAGACACTTCACGTAAGCCGCAGTTCTTGACGGTACTTCTGCCGGGTATAATGGACAAGATG AGGATCCCTGATAAGTTTGTACGAGACTACATCACTGGAGAGAACCTGAACAGCAACATGGCTATCATCTTAAGTCCCCTCGGCAAATCTTGGCGCGTCGAGCTCGACAAGGATCAATCGGGCGTGTTTTTAGGGGGTGGATGGCTACAATTCTTGTCATTCCATGGTATCTCTCGGGGCGACGTCGTGATCTTCAGGTATGAGGGAAACCTGGTGTTCAAAATCAGTGTTTTTGGGCCCAATGGACGCCAGAAAGATTTCAAGGCAAAGGGCATCAGCATTTATCAAG GTACTGGAGAGCAACAGGAAGCACCTTCTTTTTCTAGAAGGAAATGTAATAACAAGAAGAAGAGTAGATTTGGTGAAGATGATGGAAACCAACAGGAAATGCCTTGCAGTAGAAAGGGCAGCGGCAACAAAGGGAGAACAAGTGACAGAGAAACAAAAAGGATGAGAAAAACCAGATCTGTCTACGAGATTGGACCGCGCTCTTGGATAAAGAAGGAGATCAATGAATATGTTCTTGAAAGATGCATTCTC TCTCTCGCAAGGACCTTCTGCGAGTCGATCGGTCTCGTAGAGGAGAGCAGCATCACGCTGATGATGATCGACACGACATCAACGCAAGGAGATCAAggaggaagcagcagcagcagcagatcatGGGAGGTGACCGGGCGTCGGTACAAGGACGCCTGCTACCTGCTGGGAGCCGGCTGGAGGAGGTTCTGCGAGGACAACGGCGTCAGGTCCGGCGACGTCTGCGTCTTCACCGTCCTCGACACCACCCTGTGGCGCGTCGACATCGAGCGTTGCTGA